The Pseudofrankia inefficax genome window below encodes:
- a CDS encoding S8 family serine peptidase has translation MTEPSRPLTVTVNGHTFDPVAGPPAPVPDDAFGGAAGAGVRLIVQVHQPLRRAERDRLRDELGLALTDYLPELAYVESIPAASVARVAADPLVRAVTPFAPAFRLSTGIGTRTFRTDAARGRTGPRLEAVLFGDADPDTALAAVREHGGGDAVVLDERAHGGAVKIRFTMASDDLAALATIDDIRWLDEVGEAKHDATETPALPGPAAVPVELARGWAAPLWDAGLHGEGQIIGMMDSPVDLGHCFFADAANPVGPLHRKVVGFRDAAGGPPGRHGTFVAGIAAGDDPAAPGGHPDRGVAWAARLTFGNADDIESTGVLGYLGAAAADGARVHTNSWHDEPTPQYNQLAADLDAFAWHNEDHLILGSSGNTGEAMGPPGTAKNALSVSASRGGALDGFGDGTTGPSEDGRHKPELVAPGCSIRSAAVGSGCAVKLDRVVFGSAGPICATSWATPAVAGLAALARQYYVDGYHPSGTPSPPDALVPSGALLKATLLAGCVDLTSPATYPSDTTGWGRVRLENVLALPGSGRRPRVWDRRNADGIATGESTEHPVDVAGPGEPLTITLVWTEPPGAAGAPVAAVNVLELTALPPDGGPALRANVFAGGFSVPGDATDRLNNVRRVLVRAPAAGRWTVVVSGVAVNVGDPGQGYALVAAGDLS, from the coding sequence ATGACCGAGCCGTCGAGGCCGCTGACGGTCACTGTCAACGGCCACACCTTCGATCCCGTCGCCGGGCCACCGGCGCCTGTTCCCGACGACGCCTTCGGGGGGGCCGCCGGGGCCGGCGTACGACTGATCGTCCAGGTGCACCAGCCGTTGCGGCGAGCCGAGCGCGACCGGCTGCGCGACGAGCTCGGCCTGGCGCTGACCGACTATCTGCCCGAGCTGGCCTACGTCGAGTCGATCCCGGCCGCGTCGGTCGCGCGGGTGGCCGCGGACCCGCTGGTCCGCGCGGTGACGCCGTTCGCGCCCGCGTTCCGGCTGTCCACCGGGATCGGCACGCGGACGTTCCGCACCGACGCGGCCCGCGGCCGGACCGGGCCTCGGCTGGAGGCGGTGCTCTTCGGGGACGCGGACCCGGACACGGCGCTCGCCGCGGTGCGCGAGCACGGCGGGGGCGACGCGGTCGTCCTCGACGAACGCGCCCACGGTGGGGCGGTGAAGATCCGTTTCACCATGGCGAGCGACGACCTGGCCGCGCTGGCCACCATCGACGACATCCGCTGGCTGGACGAGGTCGGCGAGGCGAAGCACGACGCGACCGAGACGCCCGCCTTGCCCGGCCCGGCGGCCGTTCCCGTCGAGCTCGCCCGGGGCTGGGCCGCTCCCCTGTGGGACGCGGGACTGCACGGCGAGGGCCAGATCATCGGGATGATGGACAGTCCCGTCGACCTGGGCCACTGCTTCTTCGCCGACGCCGCGAACCCGGTCGGCCCGCTGCACCGCAAGGTCGTCGGGTTCCGGGACGCCGCGGGCGGCCCGCCGGGGCGGCACGGCACGTTCGTCGCCGGGATCGCGGCCGGGGACGATCCGGCGGCGCCCGGCGGGCATCCCGACCGCGGGGTGGCCTGGGCGGCGCGGCTGACCTTTGGCAACGCCGACGACATCGAGAGCACCGGGGTGCTCGGCTACCTCGGCGCGGCCGCGGCCGACGGTGCCCGCGTGCACACGAACAGCTGGCACGACGAGCCGACGCCGCAGTACAACCAGCTCGCCGCCGACCTCGACGCCTTCGCCTGGCACAACGAGGACCACCTCATCCTCGGCTCGTCCGGCAACACGGGCGAGGCGATGGGGCCGCCCGGCACGGCGAAGAACGCCCTGTCGGTGTCCGCCTCCCGGGGTGGCGCCCTGGACGGCTTCGGCGACGGCACGACCGGGCCGAGCGAGGACGGCCGGCACAAGCCGGAGCTCGTCGCGCCCGGCTGCTCGATCAGGTCCGCCGCGGTCGGCTCCGGCTGCGCCGTGAAGCTCGACCGCGTCGTGTTCGGCTCGGCCGGGCCGATCTGCGCGACGAGCTGGGCGACGCCGGCCGTCGCCGGGCTCGCCGCGCTGGCCCGGCAGTACTACGTCGACGGCTACCACCCGAGCGGGACGCCGTCGCCACCCGACGCCCTGGTGCCCTCGGGCGCCCTGCTCAAGGCGACCCTGCTGGCCGGCTGCGTCGACCTCACCAGCCCGGCCACCTACCCGAGCGACACGACGGGCTGGGGGCGGGTCCGGCTGGAGAACGTCCTGGCCCTCCCGGGGTCGGGCCGCCGGCCGCGGGTCTGGGACCGGCGCAACGCCGACGGGATCGCCACCGGGGAAAGCACCGAGCACCCGGTCGACGTGGCCGGGCCGGGCGAGCCGTTGACGATCACGCTGGTCTGGACCGAGCCGCCAGGCGCGGCCGGGGCACCGGTCGCGGCCGTCAACGTCCTGGAGCTGACGGCGCTGCCGCCGGACGGCGGGCCGGCGCTGCGGGCGAACGTGTTCGCGGGCGGCTTCTCCGTCCCCGGGGACGCCACCGACCGGCTGAACAACGTGCGCCGCGTCCTCGTGCGCGCTCCGGCCGCCGGGCGCTGGACCGTCGTCGTCTCCGGGGTCGCCGTCAACGTCGGCGACCCGGGCCAGGGCTACGCGCTCGTCGCCGCCGGCGACCTGAGCTGA
- the gabT gene encoding 4-aminobutyrate--2-oxoglutarate transaminase produces MTTTAGPSTPVSAVLAATGETPGPRAVTGGPGLPQRRQLVTELPGPRSRELLARREAAVARGVSITFPVFVVAAGGGILVDVDGNALIDLGSGIAVTTVGNSAPAVVDNVIRQVQAFTHTCFMITPYEGYVAVCEQLARLTPGDHEKRSALFNSGAEAVENAVKIARIHTGRQAVVVFDHAYHGRTNLTMALTAKNHPYKNGFGPFAPEIYRVPLSYPYRDGLSGAEAAARAIRVIESQIGAHNVAAVLIEPIQGEGGFVVPAEGFLPALAAWSKAAGAVFVADEVQTGFARTGAMFGCEHEGVVPDLIATAKGIAGGLPLSAVTGRAEIMDSAHPGGLGGTYGGNPLACAAALGAIETIERDGLVERARAIGARVLPRLRAVAARVPALGDVRGRGAMLAVEIVDPATGRPDGAAAGAVARRCHAEGVVVLTCGTDGNVLRLLPPLAIGDELLDDGLAVLVTALESLAG; encoded by the coding sequence ATGACGACGACCGCCGGCCCGTCGACGCCGGTCTCCGCAGTGTTGGCCGCGACGGGGGAGACCCCCGGCCCGCGCGCGGTGACCGGCGGGCCGGGCCTGCCACAGCGGCGTCAGCTGGTCACCGAGCTCCCGGGGCCCCGGTCCCGGGAGCTGCTGGCCCGCCGGGAGGCCGCGGTCGCCCGGGGCGTCTCGATCACCTTCCCGGTGTTCGTCGTGGCGGCCGGCGGCGGCATCCTGGTCGACGTCGACGGCAACGCGCTGATCGACCTCGGCTCCGGTATCGCCGTGACGACCGTCGGCAACAGCGCCCCGGCCGTCGTCGACAACGTGATTCGCCAGGTCCAGGCGTTCACCCACACCTGCTTCATGATCACGCCCTATGAGGGCTACGTCGCGGTCTGTGAGCAGCTGGCCCGGCTCACGCCCGGCGACCACGAGAAGCGCTCCGCGCTGTTCAACTCCGGCGCCGAGGCCGTCGAGAACGCCGTCAAGATCGCCCGCATCCACACCGGGCGGCAGGCCGTCGTCGTGTTCGACCACGCCTACCACGGCCGCACCAACCTGACGATGGCCCTGACGGCGAAGAACCACCCCTACAAGAACGGGTTCGGCCCGTTCGCCCCGGAGATCTACCGCGTCCCGCTGTCGTACCCGTACCGCGACGGGCTGTCCGGGGCCGAGGCGGCGGCCAGGGCGATCCGCGTCATCGAGAGCCAGATCGGCGCCCACAACGTCGCGGCGGTCCTCATCGAGCCGATCCAGGGCGAGGGCGGCTTCGTCGTCCCGGCCGAGGGTTTCCTGCCCGCGCTGGCGGCCTGGTCGAAGGCGGCCGGCGCGGTCTTCGTCGCCGACGAGGTGCAGACCGGGTTCGCCCGCACCGGGGCGATGTTCGGCTGCGAGCACGAGGGCGTCGTCCCCGACCTGATCGCCACCGCCAAGGGCATCGCCGGCGGGCTGCCGCTGTCCGCCGTGACCGGCCGGGCCGAGATCATGGACTCGGCGCACCCCGGCGGCCTCGGCGGGACCTACGGCGGCAACCCGCTGGCCTGCGCCGCCGCCCTCGGCGCCATCGAGACCATCGAGCGCGACGGGCTCGTCGAGCGGGCCCGTGCCATCGGCGCGCGGGTGCTGCCGAGGCTGCGGGCCGTCGCCGCGCGGGTCCCGGCCCTCGGCGACGTGCGCGGCCGGGGCGCCATGCTCGCCGTCGAGATCGTCGACCCCGCCACCGGCCGGCCCGACGGCGCCGCGGCCGGCGCGGTCGCCCGCCGCTGCCACGCCGAGGGCGTCGTCGTGCTCACCTGCGGCACCGACGGCAACGTCCTGCGCCTGCTGCCGCCGCTCGCCATCGGCGACGAACTGCTGGACGACGGCCTCGCCGTCCTCGTCACAGCCCTGGAGTCCCTCGCCGGTTGA
- the fabG gene encoding 3-oxoacyl-ACP reductase FabG — translation MTERVAIVTGAARGLGAAIAQRLAQDGLAVAVLDLEEQATKPVVDQIVAAGGKAIGVGADVSDAAAVEAAVAKVVAELGPPTVLINNAGITRDNLIFKMSESDWDQVMGVHLRGAFLMTKATQKYMVEAKFGRVVNLSSTSALGNRGQVNYSAAKAGLQGFTKTLAVELGKFGVTANAIAPGLIESEMTHKTAERLGETWEHYEARRAKEIPVARVGQPADIAHAASFFVSEGAGFVTGQVLYVAGGPRA, via the coding sequence ATGACCGAACGGGTGGCGATCGTGACGGGGGCGGCGCGTGGCCTGGGCGCGGCCATCGCCCAGCGACTGGCGCAGGACGGCCTGGCCGTCGCGGTGCTCGACCTCGAGGAGCAGGCCACCAAGCCGGTCGTCGACCAGATCGTCGCGGCCGGTGGCAAGGCGATCGGTGTCGGCGCGGACGTGAGCGACGCGGCGGCCGTCGAGGCGGCGGTCGCGAAGGTGGTGGCCGAGCTCGGCCCGCCGACCGTCCTGATCAACAACGCCGGCATCACCCGCGACAACCTCATCTTCAAGATGTCGGAGTCCGACTGGGACCAGGTCATGGGCGTGCACCTGCGCGGCGCGTTCCTGATGACCAAGGCGACGCAGAAGTACATGGTCGAGGCCAAGTTCGGCCGGGTGGTCAACCTGTCCAGCACCTCGGCGCTCGGCAACCGCGGCCAGGTCAACTACTCCGCGGCCAAGGCCGGCCTGCAGGGCTTCACCAAGACCCTCGCGGTCGAGCTCGGCAAGTTCGGCGTGACCGCGAACGCGATCGCCCCGGGCCTCATCGAGTCCGAGATGACCCACAAGACCGCCGAGCGCCTGGGCGAGACGTGGGAGCACTACGAGGCCCGCCGCGCCAAGGAGATCCCGGTCGCCCGGGTCGGCCAGCCGGCCGACATCGCCCACGCGGCGTCGTTCTTCGTCAGCGAGGGCGCCGGCTTCGTCACCGGCCAGGTCCTGTACGTCGCCGGCGGCCCGCGCGCCTGA
- a CDS encoding NAD-glutamate dehydrogenase domain-containing protein translates to MGGSVATEAVTKADTGVLAGTVGSGGAGAAPLVRFVDDDTAAAGTTRCVLTWPPDSGRPPLAAVVDVFGRLGVEVLDHGRPAVSGLGGPAQERDEYLLRLPDVAGADPDRPARRTLDAFGQLFVAVWAGQAELDGFTRLALTAGLPWREVAVIRAAWRFLHQTGVTLSHGYAERTVLAHPAFAQALLEYFRARFDPDRDPAGREPAAQQASATLDDLLGNIASLDEDRILRGLRDVLAAVVRTSFYQRDENGAPRRALALKIASSRLALLAPPRPWVEVFVTSPEVEGVHLRGGRVARGGLRFSDRPEDYRTEVHGLFRAQVTKNVVIVPDGAKGAFVLHSQALPGQATGSGRPDPARVRAAYRTFVSALLDVTDNLVAGKPVGPARTVVYDEPDPYLVVAADKGTASFSDLANEIAAEHGYWLGDAFASGGSVGYDHKAMGITARGAWESARQHLRELGVDAESDPFTVVGVGDMSGDVFGNGMLRSRSMRLVGAFDHRHVFVDPDPDPAASFAERQRLYDQPGSSWADYDPKVLSAGGGVFRRDARRVELSARAREVLGLPAATAGDDGGISPVELIRALLRAPVDLLYNGGIGTYVKASTESQDDAADHANDPVRVDAAELRAKVVVEGGNLGVTQAGRVEAAHHGVRINTDFLDNSAGVDTSDHEVNLKILLAGAVDDGELTRTDRDELLRSLTADVAAAVLDDSAQQAVAVSLSSTYASFYLDRHRRLLRNLEARSGLVRSLEHLPSEARLEELRAAGAGLTRPELAVLQAKAKTLVRQELLDSTLPDEPALDVVAQRYFPPAVRSRFARRISTHPLVREIIATHLANELVNRLGPGFVFRLEEQVGVATADAVRACAAAVVLFGLDELWSDLDRRGRALPAAEELAARRAARDFHELATEWLLRHARGREGTATATRRLRASAADLAASFGVSAGEDLIARIVGLGQLGTALDLLVTTPTPAPGPIEDAAGVHAALGERLGLAGLYDRLDDVAGDPHWNLGAKAALRAQLTELWAILDWQVIATTRADAVTGVDPSDPPTEDAADWLAEGPRAITARWLDARRAAVGPLRAVLAELAGAPPSGEPRRRLTRAAEATQPQVGTGPIDIAAATVALHELRVLVERAQFDPAGVGPRLRDR, encoded by the coding sequence ATGGGTGGCAGTGTGGCCACGGAGGCCGTCACGAAGGCCGATACAGGGGTCCTTGCAGGGACCGTCGGGAGCGGCGGTGCCGGGGCGGCCCCGCTCGTCAGGTTCGTCGACGACGACACGGCCGCGGCGGGCACCACGCGGTGCGTGCTGACCTGGCCACCGGACTCCGGGCGCCCGCCGCTGGCCGCGGTGGTCGACGTGTTCGGCCGCCTCGGTGTGGAGGTGCTCGACCACGGCCGCCCGGCGGTCTCGGGCCTGGGCGGGCCCGCCCAGGAGCGGGACGAGTACCTGCTGCGGCTGCCCGACGTCGCCGGCGCCGATCCGGACCGGCCGGCGCGGCGGACCCTCGACGCGTTCGGGCAGCTGTTCGTGGCGGTCTGGGCGGGGCAGGCGGAGCTGGACGGTTTCACCAGGCTGGCGCTGACGGCCGGGCTGCCCTGGCGGGAGGTCGCCGTCATCCGCGCCGCCTGGCGGTTCCTGCACCAGACCGGCGTCACGCTCAGCCATGGCTACGCGGAGCGGACGGTGCTCGCGCACCCGGCGTTCGCGCAGGCCCTGCTGGAGTACTTCCGAGCCCGGTTCGACCCGGACCGCGATCCGGCCGGCCGAGAGCCGGCGGCCCAACAGGCCTCGGCCACGCTCGACGACCTGCTCGGGAACATCGCCAGCCTGGACGAGGACCGGATTCTGCGCGGGCTGCGCGACGTGCTCGCCGCCGTCGTGCGCACCAGCTTCTACCAGCGAGACGAGAACGGCGCGCCTCGTCGCGCGCTGGCGCTGAAGATCGCTTCCAGCCGGCTCGCGCTGCTGGCGCCGCCGCGGCCGTGGGTCGAGGTCTTCGTGACGTCACCCGAGGTCGAGGGCGTGCACCTGCGCGGCGGCCGGGTCGCCCGCGGCGGCCTGCGGTTCTCCGACCGGCCCGAGGACTACCGGACCGAGGTCCATGGCCTGTTCCGCGCGCAGGTCACCAAGAACGTGGTGATCGTGCCCGACGGGGCCAAGGGCGCGTTCGTCCTGCACTCCCAGGCGCTTCCCGGCCAGGCCACCGGTAGTGGGCGGCCGGACCCGGCACGGGTGCGGGCGGCCTACCGGACCTTCGTCTCGGCGCTGCTCGACGTCACCGACAACCTGGTCGCAGGCAAGCCCGTCGGCCCGGCGCGGACCGTCGTCTACGACGAGCCCGACCCCTACCTGGTCGTCGCCGCGGACAAGGGCACCGCGTCCTTCTCCGACCTGGCGAACGAGATCGCCGCCGAGCACGGCTACTGGCTGGGGGACGCGTTCGCCTCCGGCGGGTCGGTCGGCTACGACCACAAGGCGATGGGGATCACGGCCCGAGGCGCCTGGGAATCGGCCCGCCAGCACCTGCGTGAGCTCGGCGTCGACGCCGAGAGCGACCCGTTCACCGTCGTCGGGGTCGGCGACATGTCCGGCGACGTCTTCGGCAACGGGATGCTGCGCTCGCGCTCGATGCGGCTGGTGGGCGCGTTCGACCACCGCCACGTCTTCGTCGATCCCGACCCGGACCCGGCGGCGTCGTTCGCCGAGCGCCAGCGGCTCTATGACCAGCCTGGCTCGTCCTGGGCCGACTACGACCCGAAGGTCCTCTCGGCCGGCGGCGGCGTGTTCCGCCGCGACGCCAGGCGGGTCGAGCTGTCCGCGCGGGCGCGCGAGGTCCTCGGCCTGCCCGCGGCCACGGCGGGCGACGACGGCGGGATCTCGCCGGTCGAGCTGATCCGCGCCCTGCTGCGCGCTCCCGTCGACCTGCTCTACAACGGCGGCATCGGCACCTACGTCAAGGCGAGCACCGAGAGCCAGGACGACGCCGCCGACCACGCGAACGACCCCGTCCGCGTCGACGCCGCCGAGCTGCGGGCGAAGGTCGTGGTCGAGGGCGGGAACCTCGGCGTCACCCAGGCCGGCCGGGTCGAGGCCGCCCACCACGGGGTGCGGATCAACACCGACTTCCTGGACAACTCGGCCGGGGTGGACACCTCGGACCACGAGGTCAACCTGAAGATCCTGCTCGCCGGCGCGGTGGACGACGGCGAGCTGACCAGGACCGACCGCGACGAGCTGCTGCGGTCGCTGACCGCGGACGTCGCCGCCGCGGTGCTCGACGACAGCGCGCAGCAGGCGGTCGCGGTGAGCCTGTCGAGCACCTACGCGTCCTTCTACCTGGACCGGCACCGGCGGCTGCTGCGCAACCTGGAGGCCCGGTCCGGGCTGGTCCGGTCGCTGGAGCACCTCCCCTCCGAGGCCCGGCTGGAGGAGCTGCGCGCCGCCGGGGCAGGGCTGACCCGCCCGGAGCTCGCGGTGCTCCAGGCGAAGGCGAAGACGCTGGTCCGCCAGGAGCTGCTCGACTCGACGCTGCCCGACGAGCCGGCGCTCGACGTGGTCGCGCAGCGCTACTTCCCGCCGGCCGTGCGGTCCCGGTTCGCCCGGCGGATCAGCACCCACCCGCTGGTCCGCGAGATCATCGCGACCCACCTGGCGAACGAGCTGGTGAACCGGCTGGGACCGGGCTTCGTGTTCCGCCTGGAGGAGCAGGTGGGCGTGGCGACAGCGGACGCCGTCCGGGCGTGCGCGGCCGCGGTCGTGCTGTTCGGGCTCGACGAGCTGTGGTCCGACCTCGACCGGCGCGGCCGGGCCCTGCCGGCCGCCGAGGAACTGGCGGCCCGGCGGGCTGCCCGTGACTTCCACGAGTTGGCGACGGAGTGGCTGCTGCGCCACGCCCGCGGCCGGGAGGGCACCGCGACGGCCACCCGGCGGCTGCGGGCCAGCGCCGCGGACCTGGCCGCGTCCTTCGGCGTCAGCGCCGGAGAGGACCTGATAGCCCGCATCGTCGGGCTCGGGCAGCTCGGCACGGCCCTGGACCTGCTCGTCACCACGCCGACGCCCGCGCCCGGGCCGATCGAGGACGCGGCCGGCGTGCACGCCGCACTCGGAGAGCGGCTGGGTCTCGCCGGCCTCTACGACCGCCTCGACGACGTGGCCGGGGACCCGCACTGGAACCTGGGCGCGAAGGCCGCGCTGCGCGCGCAGCTCACCGAGCTGTGGGCGATTCTCGACTGGCAGGTCATCGCGACGACCCGGGCCGACGCCGTGACGGGGGTGGACCCGTCGGACCCGCCGACCGAGGACGCGGCGGACTGGCTGGCCGAGGGGCCGCGCGCGATCACGGCCCGCTGGCTCGACGCCCGCCGCGCCGCCGTCGGGCCATTGCGGGCGGTCCTCGCCGAGCTGGCCGGCGCGCCGCCGTCGGGCGAGCCCCGCCGGCGCCTGACCCGGGCCGCCGAGGCGACGCAGCCGCAGGTTGGCACCGGGCCGATCGACATCGCCGCGGCGACCGTCGCCCTGCACGAACTGCGAGTCCTGGTCGAACGCGCGCAGTTCGACCCCGCCGGGGTCGGCCCCCGCCTGCGTGACCGCTGA
- a CDS encoding ATP-binding protein, translating into MSPLPQPPLPPGPVADLFGALHELHHRAGWPSLRRIAAEVGCSHTTVSVAFSEPRLPRWGLLELIVEALDGDVEGFRELWLAASAADTDLGPTTSVPAPAASTASGPAPAEPDQRERFAAPRELPAPIVPVVGRAADLARLDDAFEAAQAGTGPGVVLITGPAGVGKTCLAVAWSHTVAGRHPDGQLYLDLRGYDVSRARTPAAAAESVLRRLGVAAAAVPRELADRSALLRSLLAGRRLLLVLDNAHSADQVAPLLPGAASCFVVVTSRDGLPSLVTRAGAQRIGLRRLDEDDATTLLAQLIGKPAAARPDAVAELARRCAYLPLALRVAAEVVTRDPDWELAEQVARFEGRAARLDLLDAGGDERTSVRSVFSWSRRRLGPQAGTLFELLGFSPSRELETAAAAALLGAGPAAGAAAVDELLRAHLVERRGDAIGLHDLLRDYVVELAARRPAAERHAARQRLFDHHVRATGRAAAAAFADAGSAEARTWLDRHRQSLLAVARSAGQDSPSHCLRLAALLHPYLEVSGYYGDAIALQRTAIQTAQRPGGDRAELAGALRRLAGVLRRSGALAESLAAAERTMALYEELDDRAGIASALDALTAVHVRQGRNELAGEELARAVELHRELGDGPGEAAAANRWGIALMQLGRFADALARHEHAYALYRTLGQRVALGRVANNVGVVSLRLGRYEAAHAALSEALTIATEVGNRAGMGVALANLGEVAERRGRYADAVESYRQGIEVCAQVGYLAGLADARRGLGVVLARQGAHAKALETLRAALELGRGAGDADVETATLNDIGLAERLAGADGAASHRAAYEAAGVTGDLFQRAKALDGLAWAALAGTDVPLARSHWLEALGLFDGLGVPEAADVRAELARLGTEAPSTLAPVE; encoded by the coding sequence GTGAGTCCGTTGCCCCAGCCACCGCTTCCGCCGGGGCCGGTCGCCGACCTGTTCGGCGCGCTGCACGAGTTACACCACCGCGCCGGCTGGCCCAGCCTGCGCCGGATCGCCGCCGAGGTCGGCTGCAGCCACACGACCGTCTCGGTCGCGTTCAGCGAGCCGCGACTACCCCGCTGGGGCCTGCTGGAACTCATCGTCGAAGCGCTCGACGGCGACGTGGAGGGTTTCCGGGAGCTCTGGCTCGCCGCGAGCGCGGCGGACACCGACCTCGGACCGACCACCTCCGTGCCAGCCCCGGCGGCCTCGACGGCGTCGGGGCCGGCGCCGGCGGAGCCCGACCAGCGGGAGCGGTTCGCCGCGCCCCGTGAGCTGCCCGCGCCGATCGTCCCGGTCGTCGGCCGCGCCGCGGACCTGGCCCGCCTGGATGACGCGTTCGAGGCCGCCCAGGCCGGCACCGGGCCGGGCGTCGTGCTGATCACCGGGCCGGCGGGGGTGGGCAAGACCTGCCTCGCGGTCGCGTGGAGCCACACGGTCGCGGGCCGGCATCCGGACGGCCAGCTCTACCTGGACCTGCGCGGCTACGACGTGAGCCGGGCCAGGACGCCGGCCGCGGCGGCCGAGTCGGTGCTGCGCCGCCTCGGGGTGGCCGCCGCGGCGGTACCCCGTGAGCTGGCCGACCGCTCCGCCCTGCTGCGCTCGCTGCTGGCCGGCCGGCGCCTGCTCCTCGTCCTCGACAACGCCCACTCGGCCGACCAGGTGGCGCCGCTGCTGCCGGGGGCCGCCTCGTGCTTCGTCGTCGTCACCAGCCGCGACGGCCTCCCGTCGCTGGTCACCCGGGCGGGCGCCCAGCGGATCGGGCTGCGCCGGCTGGACGAGGACGACGCGACGACGTTGCTCGCCCAGCTCATCGGCAAGCCGGCCGCCGCGCGGCCCGACGCGGTAGCCGAGCTGGCGCGCCGGTGCGCGTACCTGCCGCTCGCGCTGCGCGTCGCCGCCGAGGTCGTCACCCGCGACCCGGACTGGGAGCTGGCCGAGCAGGTGGCCCGCTTCGAGGGCCGCGCGGCCCGGCTCGACCTGTTGGACGCCGGCGGCGACGAGCGCACCAGCGTGCGCAGCGTGTTCTCGTGGTCGCGGCGACGGCTCGGCCCGCAGGCCGGCACGTTGTTCGAGCTGCTCGGCTTCAGCCCGTCGCGGGAGCTGGAGACGGCGGCGGCCGCCGCGCTGCTTGGAGCCGGGCCGGCGGCCGGCGCGGCGGCGGTCGACGAGCTGCTGCGCGCGCATCTGGTCGAGCGGCGGGGCGACGCGATCGGGCTGCACGACCTGCTGCGCGACTACGTCGTCGAGCTCGCCGCCCGCCGGCCGGCCGCCGAGCGGCACGCCGCGCGCCAGCGGCTGTTCGACCACCACGTGCGGGCCACCGGGCGCGCAGCGGCGGCGGCTTTCGCCGACGCGGGGTCGGCCGAGGCCAGGACCTGGCTCGACCGGCACCGGCAGTCCCTGCTCGCGGTCGCCCGGTCGGCCGGCCAGGACAGCCCGTCGCACTGCCTGCGGCTGGCCGCCCTGCTGCACCCCTACCTGGAGGTGTCCGGCTACTACGGCGACGCGATCGCCCTGCAGCGCACCGCGATCCAGACCGCCCAGCGGCCCGGGGGCGACCGGGCCGAGCTCGCCGGAGCGCTGCGCCGCCTGGCCGGCGTGCTGCGCAGGTCCGGGGCGCTGGCCGAGTCGCTCGCCGCCGCCGAACGCACGATGGCGCTCTACGAGGAGCTCGACGACCGCGCCGGCATCGCGTCCGCGCTCGACGCGCTGACGGCGGTGCACGTCCGCCAGGGCCGCAACGAGCTGGCCGGCGAGGAGCTGGCGCGCGCGGTCGAGCTGCACCGGGAGCTCGGCGACGGGCCGGGTGAGGCCGCGGCGGCCAACCGGTGGGGCATCGCCCTGATGCAGCTCGGCCGGTTCGCCGACGCCCTCGCCCGCCACGAGCACGCCTACGCGCTGTACCGGACGCTCGGCCAGCGGGTCGCGCTCGGCCGCGTGGCGAACAACGTCGGTGTGGTCAGCCTGCGGCTCGGCCGCTACGAAGCCGCCCACGCGGCACTGAGCGAGGCGCTCACCATCGCCACCGAGGTGGGCAACCGGGCCGGGATGGGCGTCGCGCTGGCCAACCTGGGCGAGGTCGCCGAGCGGCGCGGGCGCTACGCGGACGCCGTCGAGAGCTACCGCCAGGGGATCGAGGTCTGCGCCCAGGTCGGCTACCTCGCCGGGCTCGCCGACGCCCGGCGCGGCCTCGGGGTCGTGCTGGCCCGCCAGGGCGCGCACGCGAAGGCGCTGGAGACCCTGCGCGCGGCGCTGGAGCTCGGCCGCGGCGCCGGCGACGCCGACGTCGAGACCGCCACGCTCAACGACATCGGGCTGGCCGAGCGGCTGGCCGGCGCGGACGGGGCCGCCAGCCACCGCGCCGCGTACGAGGCGGCGGGCGTCACCGGCGACCTGTTCCAGCGGGCCAAGGCGCTCGACGGGCTGGCCTGGGCCGCGCTGGCCGGCACCGACGTCCCGCTCGCCCGAAGCCACTGGCTGGAGGCGCTGGGCCTGTTCGACGGGCTCGGGGTGCCCGAGGCGGCCGACGTCCGGGCCGAGCTGGCGCGGCTGGGCACCGAGGCGCCCAGCACGCTGGCGCCGGTCGAGTAG